Part of the Oncorhynchus tshawytscha isolate Ot180627B linkage group LG07, Otsh_v2.0, whole genome shotgun sequence genome, CATGTTTAACCCATCGCATCCCAAATCTATTGCCCCCTTTCGTGTCTCCACTCTAAAAGGTTTCCACTGTTTTGATTTACTCTTTTTTCAGAGAGAAAAATCTCATCTTGTGTCAGCCCGTGTGTATATACTTTCGGAGAGCATGGTCTCCCAGGAGAGCGTTGCCATTGGCTCAGTAGACCACTCAGTTTTAGTGCTTTCACTGTCTCTTCATTCCCAATACAGTTGAAACCCAGAATTGGCAACAGACATCAAGAGGCAGGTAGTTACAATAGTATAGAGATGTTTACTGAGGGTGCATCAGGGAGATTGatacattctctgtttcaccgaTTCAATATCTTTTATGTACATCCAGTAGATGCCAATGCTCTTGTCACGGAGCAACACTGCCACTCAGGGGTACACATCACAACTTTTCTACAGGAGACAGAAATGTGAATGGTATGAAGTAAAAAGGACATGGTGTAACTGGTGAAAAGTATGTCCTTGTGTTCATTTGATCATCTTTATTGATTATCTATGTTATATGTTTAATAGCATCTCGCAAAGCACAGTTTAATTTGAAAACAATTTTCATAAAAACAGAATTCAATTCAAGGTATTGCCTGGAATTCAacatttgggggagggggggtcaaaatcaaactGGAGAATACTTGTTTTACTTGCCAGACCATGTCCAATGAATGGGGTAGCTAATTACACATGCATTGTTAGTGATAACAATTGAACCAATTTAGAGCCGCAGAAATGCATGAATATATTACATTGGCTCTTAGCTTTACAGTATACAAGAAAAGTGCTCTAAGCTTTGTTGGCAAAAACTATTCTATGACGTTTCAGGACTAAACCAATTTGGCTTTGTCAACTCTGACAAATCACAGGCAATGAAACAAAGTGCGTTAACCCTTTGTAGGCAAACAGGGTATAAGAAACCTATTGAATCTAAATGGgaccaaatggaaaaatacaaagTTTGCATTGACATTTCAGTGTTTTATCAAACTAAAGTTCCTACTTTATAACTTACtggctttctcgctctctctcttgtttaACTGGTGCCTAGCTACTCGTCTTCATGGTGCTCGCCGAAATCATGGCAACAGACAGTTACCATGGTGATAAATGTCATGAACTCTTGGAAGTCCAATTCCGAGTCTCCGTCCGTGTCCAGGCTCTCCATCAAACTGTCCATAGTGGCCTGGTCCTTTACTTGCTGAGGGCAAaaacagatacacagagatagacaAGGTCATATTTGATGACTAAAGGTGCATTGTGCAATATTTACAGCCGGTTTTATGGTCATTTCACCCATTGATTCTAGAATAATAACATATGAATACCTCCCGAGCTCAGTGCAACAGCGTCTGTAGAATCATACATGATGTATTGATAAACGTGCATCACGGTGTAACCGCAGCCTCGATCCAAGCTGCATGTTCAATGTAAACAATGGCGTGTGAAATATTGTAGTGAAATATGGTAAGGATATACCTACCCCTGTAAGGGCTGGCAGCTCCTCATTGATCATGTCTTTCAGTTCACTTTTCTTCAGTTTGTGCttgtctccttctttctctgtgtaCCTGTGGAACACCTCCATGATGGTGGCCAGTGAACTCTCCAGGTCAGTCATTGTGGTTTGTAATGTGATCTATAAAGTatagcaaaaaaacaacaacatttgtaTCTCTCGGGCCTACTATGGGACATAAACAAcacgtacagatgta contains:
- the s100b gene encoding protein S100-B — encoded protein: MTDLESSLATIMEVFHRYTEKEGDKHKLKKSELKDMINEELPALTGQVKDQATMDSLMESLDTDGDSELDFQEFMTFITMVTVCCHDFGEHHEDE